A region of Pyxidicoccus parkwaysis DNA encodes the following proteins:
- a CDS encoding invertase recombinase-like protein, with protein sequence MTLFRVCLTSLLVIVVACGDSNPEVTPDDGQALPDAGNGTPDAGNGTPDAGSVTPDAGNGTPDAGDGTPDAGDETPDAGNQTSDAGNQTSDAGNEAPDAGNQTSDAGNETPDAGNQTSDAGNETPDAGNETPDAGSGTSDAGSGTSDAGSGTPDAGQNPDVSVIDNWGFEEWPGALPSMWFGSKSNIDISGVQKVTTNAFEGLNAVRLTNSSSTHRRFTTLAKSMRAGRYSCTFQARGTGDVRNAFFSDDYSTYSGYTSVDTTQWTRVAYNFNLANDVFDTFELIFSVRNTSGENLLIDDVRCARAAEPCDTVSCEAWERCENTTATCEPLSGRCNDATDCSEWQACDATHTCVVAENRCVRHADCAGTPATPVCDSSTHLCVAGDPCAGVTCSNSAMTCNPTTGVCELAEGACFTTYDCHGDLPACDPTTRRCVAASHPANIIRNGGFENWNTYSIPYYGDHYIPDYWYGLDNGVADPGTEIKPTRLVPYTIAVHGGSRALQFVVPIQVAERFSSEKFNVPSGNYSCSYRVRGHGSIRHRSYSSGGWSTQTDFLTVDSDEWQAVYFRFTGNVRDWRLFFYPSRSEADRGHLQVDDVVCTKD encoded by the coding sequence GTGACGCTGTTCCGAGTGTGTCTGACTTCGCTGCTGGTCATCGTGGTCGCCTGCGGTGATTCGAATCCAGAGGTGACTCCTGATGACGGTCAAGCGCTGCCAGATGCGGGCAACGGGACACCGGACGCAGGCAACGGGACGCCGGACGCGGGCTCGGTGACGCCGGACGCGGGCAACGGGACGCCGGACGCGGGTGATGGGACACCCGACGCGGGCGACGAGACGCCGGACGCGGGCAACCAGACTTCGGACGCGGGCAACCAGACTTCGGACGCGGGCAACGAAGCGCCGGACGCGGGCAACCAGACTTCGGACGCAGGCAACGAGACGCCGGATGCAGGCAACCAGACGTCGGACGCAGGCAACGAGACGCCGGACGCGGGCAACGAGACGCCGGACGCAGGCTCGGGGACGTCGGATGCGGGCTCAGGGACGTCCGACGCGGGCTCGGGGACGCCGGACGCGGGCCAGAATCCCGACGTGAGCGTCATCGACAACTGGGGCTTCGAGGAGTGGCCCGGTGCGCTTCCTTCGATGTGGTTCGGAAGCAAGTCGAACATCGACATCTCCGGCGTGCAGAAGGTGACGACGAATGCCTTCGAGGGCCTGAACGCGGTCCGGCTGACCAACTCTTCGAGCACGCACAGGCGCTTCACCACCCTGGCGAAGTCGATGCGCGCCGGCCGCTACTCCTGCACCTTCCAGGCGCGGGGCACCGGCGACGTGCGTAACGCCTTCTTCTCCGACGACTACTCCACCTACTCGGGCTACACCTCGGTCGACACCACGCAGTGGACCCGGGTGGCGTACAACTTCAACCTCGCCAACGACGTCTTCGACACCTTCGAGCTCATCTTCAGCGTCCGCAACACCAGCGGAGAGAATCTGCTCATCGACGACGTGCGCTGCGCGCGCGCCGCCGAGCCGTGTGACACGGTCAGCTGCGAGGCCTGGGAGCGTTGCGAGAACACCACCGCGACCTGCGAGCCGCTCTCCGGCCGCTGCAACGACGCCACGGATTGCAGCGAGTGGCAGGCCTGCGATGCGACGCACACGTGTGTCGTCGCCGAGAATCGCTGCGTCCGTCACGCGGATTGCGCGGGAACTCCGGCGACGCCCGTCTGCGATTCCTCCACGCATCTGTGCGTCGCGGGTGACCCCTGCGCTGGCGTCACGTGCAGCAACTCGGCGATGACCTGCAATCCGACGACTGGCGTGTGCGAGCTGGCCGAAGGGGCCTGCTTCACGACCTACGACTGCCACGGTGACCTGCCGGCGTGCGATCCGACGACCCGGCGCTGTGTTGCCGCCAGCCACCCCGCGAACATCATCCGCAACGGTGGCTTCGAGAACTGGAACACCTATTCCATTCCCTACTACGGGGACCATTACATCCCTGACTACTGGTATGGCCTCGACAACGGCGTCGCGGACCCGGGCACGGAAATCAAGCCCACGCGCCTCGTGCCCTACACGATTGCGGTGCACGGCGGCTCGAGGGCGCTGCAGTTCGTCGTCCCCATCCAGGTCGCCGAGCGCTTCTCTTCCGAGAAGTTCAACGTCCCGAGCGGCAACTACTCCTGCTCGTACCGGGTGCGCGGCCACGGCAGCATTCGTCACCGCAGCTACTCGAGCGGCGGCTGGAGCACGCAGACCGACTTCCTCACCGTCGACAGCGACGAGTGGCAGGCGGTGTACTTCCGCTTCACCGGAAACGTGCGTGACTGGCGCCTGTTCTTCTACCCGAGCCGCAGCGAGGCGGACCGCGGCCACCTCCAGGTCGACGACGTCGTCTGCACGAAGGACTAG
- a CDS encoding M4 family metallopeptidase, whose amino-acid sequence MVEKRLRGALGVSLLSLISAACTESTPPEKSPDAVVAKASSALDGLQVVAVDEASVPTFITGPLGIAPAEASAVASVQAGQLQPVVERVAPLFRLSPGDLYLKKAYVGFDGDAHFRYGVKRNDIDVYGGEVRLHARNGAVFAVNTNVRGDLLAPDKASIAPEAAISVAKADRESPAGATVSGAPRLVYWREGEQLVLAYDVRVKGERADGLPVDDSVLVNASNGDAFMRVSHIHTARNRRVYDGRNQTPLPGVPARTEGDPPVADPIVNFAYDNMGSVYDCFFGLHGRDSYDNAGGVLISTVHHRVNYVNAYWDGTQLIFGDGDGINAIELARAVDITAHELAHAVTDASSGLIYSGESGGMNESMSDVAGAVCEWYSKGKVVDANTWLIGEEIWTPDIPGDALRYMHDPALDGDSLDYYPDYSSGVDVHYSSGISNLAFYLLSQGGTHPRGKTTQAVAGIGIEKAARIFYKMNEDLLLPSSSFLSTRTAAEQASVQLGYDTATTTSVTNAWKAVGVEEPPHQHTTPLQRNVPVTGLFGAASAKKYFSVVVPEGARDLTFTISGGTGDVDLYVRRGFAPTTTSYDCRPYRTGNNETCTFAEPGDGNWYVMLNGFTAYSGVTLLVTWTGGYVKLEPGVEVTGLSGDAGSSLVFTLEIPARENGGTRSVHVRLQGSGNADLYVQRASLPSFSSYDFRGVNEHSTETCNLNGVEPGKFYIQVFGAKGGFTNGSLIATFN is encoded by the coding sequence ATGGTTGAGAAGCGATTGCGCGGTGCTCTTGGCGTCTCGCTGTTGTCTTTGATTTCGGCCGCCTGCACCGAGTCCACACCGCCGGAGAAGTCACCGGATGCGGTGGTGGCGAAGGCGTCCTCGGCCCTGGACGGCCTCCAGGTGGTGGCAGTCGACGAGGCCTCGGTGCCCACGTTCATCACCGGCCCGCTGGGCATCGCTCCGGCCGAGGCCAGCGCCGTCGCCTCCGTCCAGGCGGGCCAATTGCAGCCCGTGGTGGAGCGCGTGGCGCCGCTGTTCCGGCTGAGCCCCGGTGACCTCTACCTGAAGAAGGCCTATGTCGGCTTCGACGGGGATGCGCACTTCCGCTACGGCGTGAAGCGCAACGACATCGACGTGTATGGCGGCGAGGTGCGCCTGCATGCCCGCAACGGCGCCGTCTTCGCGGTGAACACCAACGTGCGCGGAGACCTGCTGGCGCCGGACAAGGCCTCCATCGCTCCCGAGGCGGCCATCTCCGTGGCGAAGGCGGACCGCGAGTCACCCGCGGGCGCCACGGTGAGTGGCGCGCCCCGGCTCGTCTACTGGCGCGAGGGTGAGCAGCTCGTGCTGGCCTACGACGTGCGCGTGAAGGGCGAGCGGGCGGACGGCCTGCCGGTGGATGACTCCGTGCTGGTCAATGCCAGCAACGGGGATGCGTTCATGCGCGTCTCGCACATCCACACCGCGCGGAACCGGCGCGTCTACGACGGCAGGAACCAGACGCCGCTGCCGGGCGTCCCCGCACGCACCGAGGGGGACCCGCCCGTCGCGGACCCCATCGTCAACTTCGCCTACGACAACATGGGCTCCGTGTACGACTGCTTCTTCGGGCTCCATGGCCGTGACTCGTATGACAACGCGGGGGGCGTGCTCATCAGCACGGTGCACCACCGCGTCAACTACGTGAATGCCTACTGGGATGGCACGCAGCTCATCTTCGGTGATGGTGACGGCATCAATGCCATCGAACTTGCCCGCGCGGTGGACATCACGGCGCACGAGCTGGCCCATGCCGTGACGGATGCCTCGTCGGGCCTCATCTACTCCGGAGAGTCCGGGGGCATGAACGAGTCCATGTCCGACGTCGCTGGCGCCGTCTGCGAGTGGTACAGCAAGGGCAAGGTGGTGGATGCCAACACGTGGCTCATCGGCGAGGAAATCTGGACGCCTGACATCCCGGGGGACGCGCTGCGCTACATGCACGACCCCGCGCTGGATGGGGACTCGCTGGATTACTACCCGGACTACTCCTCCGGCGTGGACGTGCACTACAGCTCGGGCATCTCCAACCTGGCCTTCTACCTGCTGTCGCAGGGTGGCACGCACCCGCGCGGCAAGACGACCCAGGCCGTCGCCGGCATCGGCATCGAGAAGGCCGCCCGAATCTTCTACAAGATGAACGAGGACCTGTTGCTGCCGTCCTCCAGCTTCCTCAGTACGAGGACGGCCGCGGAGCAGGCTTCCGTGCAGCTCGGCTACGACACCGCGACGACGACCTCGGTCACCAATGCCTGGAAGGCCGTGGGCGTCGAGGAGCCCCCCCATCAGCACACGACTCCTCTGCAAAGGAACGTCCCCGTCACGGGCCTCTTCGGTGCGGCGAGCGCGAAGAAGTACTTCTCGGTGGTCGTTCCCGAAGGCGCCCGGGACCTGACCTTCACCATCTCGGGTGGCACGGGGGACGTGGACCTCTATGTGCGCCGGGGCTTCGCTCCGACGACCACCAGCTATGACTGCCGTCCCTACCGGACCGGCAACAACGAGACGTGCACCTTCGCCGAGCCGGGCGACGGCAACTGGTACGTGATGCTCAACGGCTTCACTGCCTACAGCGGGGTGACGCTGCTGGTGACGTGGACGGGCGGCTACGTGAAGCTCGAGCCCGGAGTCGAGGTCACCGGACTGTCCGGCGACGCGGGCTCCTCCCTGGTCTTCACCCTCGAGATTCCCGCGCGGGAGAACGGTGGCACCCGCAGCGTCCACGTCCGTCTGCAGGGCTCGGGCAACGCGGACCTCTACGTCCAGCGTGCCTCGCTGCCCTCGTTCTCCTCCTACGACTTCCGTGGCGTGAATGAGCACAGCACGGAGACCTGCAACCTGAACGGCGTCGAGCCGGGCAAGTTCTACATCCAGGTCTTCGGCGCGAAGGGCGGCTTCACCAACGGCTCGCTCATCGCGACGTTCAACTGA